Part of the Virgibacillus natechei genome is shown below.
AAGGAAGAAACAGAATTATTGCCTTTTTTATTGGAGTCCATGTCCAATCGTAGTAGAAATTCAGTGAAGTCCATTCTCACAAGAGGTCAGGTTACGGTTGATGATCACATTGAAACAAAACATAATTATTCACTAAGCGCCGGACAAACCGTTACTATTTTAAAAAATAAAGCAGCGGTGAAGGAAAGTGCGTTAATTGGTATGTCCATTTTACATGAGGATGAAGACATTATTGTCATTAATAAGGAAGCCGGCTTACTTTCCATTGCTACAGAAAAAGAAAAGAAGCAAACCGCACATCATCAATTAATGGAATATGTTCGGCGTGAAGATCCACAGAACCGAATTTTCGTTGTGCACCGTCTGGATAAAGATACGTCAGGTGTCATGATGTTTGCTAAAAGTGAGAAAGCGAAGCGCACCCTTCAAGATGCATGGAAAGAAAATGTAAAAGAACGGACCTATGTTGCGTTGGTGGAAGGAGAAGTAGCGAAGGAAAAAGGGTATGTTTCGTCATGGATCAAGGAGAGCAAAACCCATCTGATGTATTCGAGTCCAACTAGAAATGATGGACAGCATGCAATTACGCATTATCAAGTCATCCGTTCCAATAAAGATTTCTCCTTACTGGATGTCCAGTTAGAAACAGGTAGGAAAAATCAAATTCGTGTTCATATGCAGGATTTGGGTAATCCAGTTGTCGGTGATAAAAAGTATGGCTCCAAACAAAATATAATTAGACGTCTTGGCCTTCACGCGAAAGTATTGGCTTTTACACATCCAACTACGGGTGAATTATTGCGATTTGAAGCGAAAGTTCCGAAATCGTTTTTGGTGAAGTCTAAGTGATGATGTTATTGGTATTGTATAACTAATTCGTCTCTCTCTAAAGAAATTGAAATAACGAGCACGAAAGCTTGAAATAATTTGAATGCCCCTGTTTATAGGGG
Proteins encoded:
- a CDS encoding RluA family pseudouridine synthase, translating into MSKKHKSTNKKQANSLIYTVKEETELLPFLLESMSNRSRNSVKSILTRGQVTVDDHIETKHNYSLSAGQTVTILKNKAAVKESALIGMSILHEDEDIIVINKEAGLLSIATEKEKKQTAHHQLMEYVRREDPQNRIFVVHRLDKDTSGVMMFAKSEKAKRTLQDAWKENVKERTYVALVEGEVAKEKGYVSSWIKESKTHLMYSSPTRNDGQHAITHYQVIRSNKDFSLLDVQLETGRKNQIRVHMQDLGNPVVGDKKYGSKQNIIRRLGLHAKVLAFTHPTTGELLRFEAKVPKSFLVKSK